One genomic segment of Mesoterricola silvestris includes these proteins:
- a CDS encoding nitroreductase family protein has protein sequence MDALEALNTRRSIRAFTPRPVSLDIVRELIRAAMHAPSAGNEQPWHFLIITDREILDKIPDFHPYAGMISESPVSVLVCGDPRQEKHPGMWVQDCAAATQNLLLAAHAKGLGAVWVGVHPREDRIEPLRKLIDLPEVVVPFALIPIGHPAESPESEDRYRPELIHLNKW, from the coding sequence ATGGACGCCTTGGAAGCCCTCAACACCCGCCGCAGCATCCGCGCCTTCACGCCCAGGCCCGTGAGCCTGGACATCGTGCGGGAGCTGATCCGCGCGGCCATGCATGCCCCCAGCGCCGGCAACGAGCAGCCCTGGCACTTCCTGATCATCACGGACCGGGAGATCCTCGACAAGATTCCCGACTTCCACCCCTACGCCGGCATGATCAGCGAATCCCCCGTCTCCGTCCTGGTCTGCGGCGACCCCCGCCAGGAGAAGCACCCCGGCATGTGGGTCCAGGACTGCGCCGCCGCCACCCAGAACCTCCTCCTGGCCGCCCACGCCAAGGGCCTGGGCGCCGTGTGGGTGGGCGTCCACCCCCGCGAGGACCGGATAGAACCCCTGCGCAAGCTCATCGACCTGCCCGAGGTGGTGGTCCCCTTCGCCCTCATCCCCATCGGCCACCCCGCCGAATCCCCCGAATCCGAGGACCGCTACCGCCCCGAACTCATCCACCTGAACAAGTGGTAG
- the rbr gene encoding rubrerythrin, protein MEFKDSQTAKNLLKAFAGESQARNRYTFAAGIARAEGLEHVAAIFEETAGNEREHARLFYAHLAKLAPSALEITAGYPVVAGDTAAQLRAAVSGENEEWSALYPDFARIAKEEGFNDVARTFEWIAKVEKEHEARFQRLLDHVVNGTVFQRGEKIYWRCMECGHIHEGPAAPKMCPVCMKPQGWFEPVGEKF, encoded by the coding sequence ATGGAATTCAAGGACAGCCAGACCGCGAAGAACCTCCTCAAGGCGTTCGCCGGCGAAAGCCAGGCCCGCAACCGGTACACCTTCGCCGCCGGCATCGCCCGGGCCGAGGGCCTGGAGCACGTGGCCGCCATCTTCGAGGAGACCGCCGGCAACGAGCGGGAACACGCCCGCCTCTTCTACGCCCACCTGGCCAAGCTGGCCCCCTCGGCCCTGGAGATCACCGCCGGCTACCCCGTGGTGGCTGGCGACACCGCCGCCCAGCTCCGGGCCGCGGTTTCCGGCGAGAACGAGGAATGGAGCGCCCTCTACCCCGATTTCGCCCGCATCGCCAAGGAGGAGGGCTTCAATGACGTGGCCCGCACCTTCGAGTGGATCGCCAAGGTGGAGAAGGAGCACGAGGCCCGCTTCCAGCGCCTCCTGGACCACGTCGTCAACGGCACCGTCTTCCAGCGGGGAGAAAAGATCTATTGGCGCTGCATGGAATGCGGCCACATCCACGAGGGCCCCGCCGCGCCCAAGATGTGCCCCGTCTGCATGAAGCCCCAGGGCTGGTTCGAGCCCGTGGGGGAAAAGTTCTAG
- the guaB gene encoding IMP dehydrogenase, whose amino-acid sequence MLTLPLTQALTFDDVLLVPGHSNVHPNQVDLSSTLVAGVKLGIPLLSAAMDTVTEGRLAIALAQQGGIGIIHKNLSIERQAEEVDKVKRSESGMITDPIVIRPDAPIREAEAMMAKFRISGVPVVENGKLVGILTNRDLRFETRWELPVREIMTKDRLVTVPVGTTLLEARAILQKHRIEKLLVVDDQGALRGLITVKDIQKSTEYPNSCKDPQGRLRVGAAVGVGPDLLNRAKSLVAARVDVLCLDSSHGHSEGVLAALRTLRQALPDTPIIAGNVATYQGARDLCEAGASAVKVGIGPGSICTTRIVTGAGMPQITAILEASRACREFGVPCIADGGIKFSGDVAKALAAGADSVMIGSLFAGTDEAPGETIFYSGRTYKSYRGMGSMGAMKAGSKDRYFQDGKDDTKLVPEGIEGQVPYKGRMTDLVGQLIGGLRAGMGLVGAGTIPEFHDKATFVQISSAGLRESHAHDVMITKEAPNYRMD is encoded by the coding sequence ATGCTCACCTTGCCACTTACCCAGGCGTTGACGTTCGACGACGTGCTCCTGGTTCCCGGACACTCCAACGTCCATCCCAACCAGGTGGATCTCTCCTCCACCCTGGTCGCCGGGGTGAAGCTGGGCATTCCCCTCCTTTCGGCGGCCATGGATACGGTCACCGAGGGGCGCCTGGCCATCGCCCTGGCCCAGCAGGGGGGCATCGGCATCATCCACAAGAACCTCTCCATCGAGCGCCAGGCCGAAGAGGTGGACAAGGTCAAGCGCAGCGAGAGCGGCATGATCACGGACCCCATCGTGATCCGCCCCGACGCCCCCATCCGGGAAGCCGAGGCCATGATGGCCAAGTTCCGCATCTCGGGCGTGCCCGTGGTGGAGAACGGCAAGCTGGTGGGCATCCTCACCAACCGGGACCTGCGCTTCGAGACCCGCTGGGAACTGCCCGTGCGGGAGATCATGACCAAGGACCGCCTGGTCACCGTCCCCGTGGGCACCACGCTCCTGGAGGCCCGGGCCATCCTGCAGAAGCACCGCATCGAGAAGCTCCTGGTGGTGGACGACCAGGGCGCCCTGCGGGGGCTCATCACCGTCAAGGACATCCAGAAGTCCACGGAGTATCCCAATTCCTGCAAGGACCCCCAGGGCCGCCTGCGGGTGGGCGCCGCGGTGGGCGTGGGGCCCGATCTCCTGAACCGGGCCAAGTCCCTGGTGGCGGCCCGGGTGGACGTACTGTGCCTGGACAGCAGCCACGGCCACAGCGAAGGGGTCCTGGCCGCCCTGCGCACCCTGCGCCAGGCCCTGCCCGACACCCCCATCATCGCCGGCAACGTGGCCACCTACCAGGGCGCCCGGGACCTGTGCGAGGCCGGCGCCTCGGCCGTGAAGGTGGGCATCGGCCCCGGCTCCATCTGCACCACCCGCATCGTCACCGGCGCGGGCATGCCCCAGATCACCGCCATCCTGGAGGCCTCCCGGGCCTGCCGGGAATTCGGCGTCCCCTGCATCGCCGACGGCGGCATCAAGTTCTCCGGCGACGTGGCCAAGGCACTGGCCGCCGGCGCGGACAGCGTCATGATCGGCAGCCTCTTCGCGGGCACCGACGAGGCCCCCGGTGAAACCATCTTCTACAGCGGCCGAACCTACAAATCCTACCGGGGCATGGGCAGCATGGGCGCCATGAAGGCCGGCTCCAAGGACCGCTACTTCCAGGACGGCAAGGACGACACCAAGCTGGTGCCCGAAGGGATCGAAGGCCAGGTGCCCTACAAGGGCCGCATGACCGACCTGGTGGGCCAGCTCATCGGCGGGCTGCGGGCGGGCATGGGACTGGTGGGCGCCGGGACCATCCCGGAATTCCACGACAAGGCCACCTTCGTGCAGATCAGCAGCGCGGGGCTCCGGGAGAGCCACGCGCACGACGTCATGATCACGAAGGAAGCGCCGAACTACCGCATGGATTAA
- the nifJ gene encoding pyruvate:ferredoxin (flavodoxin) oxidoreductase produces the protein MAERRMVTVDGNEATASVAHRLNEVIAIYPITPSSNMGEFSDEWSAQGRKNIWNTVPAVVEMQSEGGAAGAVHGAMQAGALTTSFTASQGLLLFIPNMYKIAGELTPFVLHVTARTLAAHALSIFGDHADVMACRQTGFAMLSSDSVQQAHDFALISQASTLKSRVPFCHFFDGFRTSHEVSKIEMLNDDDLRAMVTDGMVEDYRSRCLTPDKPVVRGTAQNPDTFFQAREACNGYYNATPEIVQQEMDRFGEMTGRKYHLFDYYGHPEAERVMVIMGSGGDTTTEYVDWALAKGEKIGVLQVRLYRPFSIKHFVNALPKTVKTIAVLDRCKEPGAIGDPLYLDVVTALREAADEGLSHFAQAPKVVGGRYGLSSKEFNPSCIKAIYDELAKENPKNHFTVGIIDDVTMSSLPMDLDFDIEPEGVKRAMFYGLGSDGTVGANKNSIKIIAEETPNYGQGYFVYDSKKAGAITISHLRFGPKPIRSAYLIRKANFIACHNTSFLDKYDMLSAAEPGATFLLNTPFGKDEVWDSLPKEVQAAIVAKKLKFYVIDAFEVARATGMGVRINTIMQTCFFAISGVLPREEAIAQIKKAIKKTYGKKGEAVVKKNFEAVDTTLVHLHQVTVPTAVSATRVMPPTVSPEAPDFVQRVTAIMMQGNGDLLPVSAFPVDGTWPVGTTQWEKRNIALDIPVWDEKICIQCNKCALICPHAAIRPKVYEPSCLAGAPETFKSVDYKGADFKGSKYTIQVAPEDCTGCGICVAVCPAKDKSNPKHKAIDMTPQVPLREAESANFKFFLNLPDPDRTALKNDVKGSQFMQPLFEFSGACAGCGETPYIKLMTQIFGDRAMIANATGCSSIYGGNLPTTPYTVNKDGRGPAWANSLFEDNAEFGLGYRMALDKHNQQALEMLHRLAGSIGDELVAGIVAADMSTEAGIKAQRERVAILKDKLAGIGTAEAKRLNLLADYLVKKAVWIVGGDGWAYDIGYGGLDHVLASGRNVNILVLDTEVYSNTGGQASKSTPIGASAKFAMAGKALPKKDLGMIAMSYGNVYVAKVAMGAKDMQVAKAFVEAESYDGPSLIIAYSHCIAHGFDLVQGCEQQKLAVDSGHWPLFRFDPRRVAEGQGPLQMDSPAPKVDLATYILNETRFRMVQQQNPEHFKHLLAMAQREVTNRYATYENLANLTMPVKTVVE, from the coding sequence ATGGCCGAACGACGCATGGTTACCGTAGACGGTAACGAGGCAACCGCTTCTGTCGCGCATCGCTTGAATGAAGTGATCGCGATCTATCCCATCACCCCCTCTTCCAACATGGGCGAGTTCTCCGACGAGTGGAGCGCCCAGGGGAGGAAGAACATCTGGAACACGGTGCCCGCCGTCGTGGAAATGCAGTCCGAGGGCGGCGCCGCCGGCGCCGTGCACGGCGCCATGCAGGCCGGCGCCCTCACCACCTCCTTCACGGCCTCCCAGGGCCTCCTGCTCTTCATCCCGAACATGTACAAGATCGCGGGCGAGCTCACGCCGTTCGTGCTGCACGTGACGGCCCGCACCCTGGCCGCCCACGCCCTGTCCATCTTCGGCGACCACGCCGACGTCATGGCCTGCCGCCAGACCGGCTTCGCCATGCTGAGCTCCGACAGCGTCCAGCAGGCCCATGACTTCGCCCTGATCTCCCAGGCCTCCACCCTGAAGAGCCGCGTGCCCTTCTGCCACTTCTTCGACGGCTTCCGCACTTCCCACGAAGTCTCCAAGATCGAGATGCTCAACGACGACGACCTGCGCGCCATGGTCACCGACGGCATGGTCGAGGACTACCGCAGCCGCTGCCTGACCCCCGACAAGCCGGTGGTCCGCGGCACCGCCCAGAATCCCGACACCTTCTTCCAGGCCCGGGAAGCCTGCAACGGCTACTACAACGCCACCCCGGAGATCGTGCAGCAGGAGATGGACCGCTTCGGCGAAATGACCGGCCGCAAGTACCACCTCTTCGACTACTACGGCCACCCCGAGGCCGAGCGCGTCATGGTCATCATGGGCTCGGGCGGCGACACCACCACCGAGTACGTGGACTGGGCGCTGGCCAAGGGCGAGAAGATCGGCGTCCTGCAGGTCCGCCTCTACCGCCCCTTCTCCATCAAGCACTTCGTCAACGCGCTGCCCAAGACCGTCAAGACCATCGCCGTCCTGGACCGCTGCAAGGAACCCGGCGCCATCGGCGATCCCCTCTACCTGGACGTGGTCACCGCCCTGCGCGAAGCCGCCGACGAGGGCCTTTCGCACTTCGCCCAGGCCCCCAAGGTCGTGGGCGGCCGCTACGGCCTCTCCTCCAAGGAGTTCAATCCCTCCTGCATCAAGGCCATCTATGACGAGCTGGCCAAGGAGAACCCCAAGAACCACTTCACCGTGGGCATCATCGACGACGTCACCATGAGCAGCCTGCCCATGGACCTGGACTTCGACATCGAGCCCGAGGGCGTGAAGCGGGCCATGTTCTACGGCCTGGGCTCCGACGGCACCGTGGGCGCCAACAAGAACTCCATCAAGATCATCGCCGAGGAGACCCCCAACTACGGGCAGGGCTACTTCGTCTACGACTCCAAGAAGGCCGGCGCCATCACCATCAGCCACCTGCGCTTCGGGCCCAAGCCCATCCGCAGCGCCTACCTCATCCGCAAGGCCAACTTCATCGCCTGCCACAACACGTCCTTCCTGGACAAGTACGACATGCTCTCCGCGGCCGAGCCCGGCGCGACCTTCCTGCTGAACACCCCCTTCGGCAAGGACGAGGTCTGGGACTCCCTGCCCAAGGAAGTCCAGGCCGCCATCGTGGCCAAGAAGCTTAAGTTCTATGTCATCGACGCCTTCGAAGTGGCCCGCGCCACGGGCATGGGCGTGCGCATCAACACCATCATGCAGACCTGCTTCTTCGCCATCTCCGGCGTGCTGCCCCGCGAGGAGGCCATCGCCCAGATCAAGAAGGCCATCAAGAAGACCTACGGCAAGAAGGGCGAGGCCGTGGTCAAGAAGAACTTCGAGGCCGTGGACACCACCCTGGTGCACCTGCACCAGGTCACCGTCCCCACCGCCGTCTCCGCCACCCGCGTCATGCCCCCCACCGTCAGCCCCGAGGCCCCGGACTTCGTCCAGCGCGTCACGGCCATCATGATGCAGGGCAACGGCGATCTGCTCCCGGTCTCCGCCTTCCCCGTGGACGGCACCTGGCCCGTGGGCACCACCCAGTGGGAAAAGCGCAACATCGCCCTGGACATCCCCGTGTGGGACGAGAAGATCTGCATCCAGTGCAACAAGTGCGCGCTGATCTGCCCCCACGCCGCCATCCGTCCCAAGGTCTACGAGCCCAGCTGCCTCGCCGGCGCCCCCGAGACCTTCAAGTCGGTGGACTACAAGGGCGCGGACTTCAAGGGCTCCAAGTACACCATCCAGGTGGCCCCCGAGGACTGCACCGGCTGCGGCATCTGCGTCGCCGTCTGCCCCGCCAAGGACAAGAGCAATCCCAAGCACAAGGCCATCGACATGACCCCGCAGGTGCCCCTGCGCGAGGCCGAGTCCGCCAACTTCAAGTTCTTCCTCAACCTCCCCGATCCTGACCGCACCGCCCTGAAGAACGACGTCAAGGGCAGCCAGTTCATGCAGCCCCTGTTCGAGTTCAGCGGCGCCTGCGCGGGCTGCGGCGAGACGCCCTACATCAAGCTCATGACCCAGATATTCGGCGACCGCGCCATGATCGCCAACGCCACGGGCTGCTCCTCCATCTACGGCGGCAACCTGCCCACCACGCCCTACACCGTCAACAAGGACGGCCGCGGTCCCGCCTGGGCCAACAGCCTGTTCGAGGACAACGCGGAGTTCGGCCTGGGCTACCGCATGGCCCTGGACAAGCACAACCAGCAGGCCCTCGAAATGCTGCACCGCCTCGCCGGCTCCATCGGCGACGAACTGGTGGCCGGCATCGTGGCCGCCGACATGTCCACCGAGGCCGGCATCAAGGCCCAGCGCGAACGGGTGGCCATCCTCAAGGACAAGCTGGCCGGCATCGGCACCGCCGAAGCCAAGCGCCTCAACCTCCTGGCCGACTACCTCGTGAAGAAGGCCGTGTGGATCGTGGGCGGCGACGGCTGGGCGTATGACATCGGCTACGGCGGTCTCGACCACGTGCTGGCCTCCGGCCGCAACGTCAATATCCTGGTCCTCGACACCGAGGTGTACTCCAACACCGGCGGCCAGGCCTCCAAGTCCACCCCCATCGGCGCTTCCGCGAAGTTCGCCATGGCCGGCAAGGCCCTCCCCAAGAAGGACCTGGGCATGATCGCCATGAGCTACGGCAACGTCTACGTGGCCAAGGTGGCCATGGGCGCCAAGGACATGCAGGTGGCCAAGGCCTTCGTGGAAGCCGAGAGCTACGATGGTCCGTCCCTGATCATCGCCTACAGCCACTGCATCGCCCACGGGTTCGACCTGGTCCAGGGCTGCGAGCAGCAGAAGCTGGCCGTGGACTCCGGCCACTGGCCGCTGTTCCGCTTCGACCCCCGGCGCGTGGCCGAGGGCCAGGGCCCGCTGCAGATGGACAGCCCCGCCCCCAAGGTGGATCTGGCCACCTACATCCTCAACGAGACCCGCTTCCGCATGGTCCAGCAGCAGAACCCCGAGCACTTCAAGCACCTGCTCGCCATGGCCCAGCGCGAAGTCACGAACCGCTACGCCACCTACGAAAACCTCGCCAACCTGACCATGCCGGTCAAGACGGTGGTCGAGTAG
- a CDS encoding dihydroorotate dehydrogenase-like protein: MNMKTTYLGLKLDHPIMAGASPLGADLDAVRRLEDAGAAAITLPSLFEEQITREETGTLYDLDGHANSFAEATSYFPSVDEMTLGPESYLNQLRRVKEAVKVPVIGSLNGITNSGWLDYARKMEQTGADALELNIYYLATNPFETADMVEKRTLEIVRTVKGSVKIPVAVKLSPFFSSLAHFAKVLEGTGADALVLFNRFYQPDLDIENLEVVPALQLSSSATLRMRLRWLALLYSHISMPMAVTGGVHTAEDAVKATMAGATGIQMVSATLKHGPERITEVRDGLAAWMEEHEYESLEQMRGSLSLMKCPNPQAFERANYMRVLAGWKA; the protein is encoded by the coding sequence ATGAACATGAAGACCACCTACCTTGGTTTGAAGCTGGATCACCCCATCATGGCCGGCGCCTCCCCCCTGGGGGCGGACCTGGACGCCGTGCGCAGGCTGGAGGACGCGGGCGCCGCCGCGATCACGCTGCCCTCGCTGTTCGAGGAGCAGATCACCCGGGAGGAGACGGGCACCCTCTACGACCTGGACGGCCACGCGAACTCCTTCGCGGAAGCCACCTCGTACTTCCCCAGCGTCGACGAGATGACCCTGGGCCCCGAGAGCTACCTGAACCAGCTCCGGCGCGTGAAGGAGGCCGTGAAGGTCCCCGTCATCGGCTCCCTCAACGGCATCACCAACTCCGGGTGGCTGGACTACGCCCGGAAGATGGAGCAGACCGGCGCCGACGCGCTGGAGCTCAACATCTACTACCTGGCCACCAACCCCTTCGAGACCGCCGACATGGTGGAAAAGCGCACCCTCGAGATCGTCCGCACCGTCAAGGGCAGCGTGAAGATCCCCGTGGCCGTGAAGCTCTCCCCCTTCTTCTCCAGCCTGGCCCACTTCGCCAAGGTGCTGGAAGGCACCGGCGCCGACGCCCTGGTGCTCTTCAACCGCTTCTACCAGCCCGACCTGGACATCGAGAACCTGGAGGTCGTCCCCGCCCTGCAGCTCTCCTCCAGCGCCACCCTGCGCATGCGCCTGCGGTGGCTGGCCCTGCTCTACAGCCACATCTCCATGCCCATGGCCGTCACCGGCGGCGTCCACACCGCCGAGGACGCCGTGAAGGCCACCATGGCCGGCGCCACGGGCATCCAGATGGTCTCCGCCACCCTCAAGCACGGCCCCGAGCGGATAACCGAAGTCCGCGACGGCCTCGCCGCCTGGATGGAAGAGCACGAGTACGAATCCCTGGAGCAGATGCGGGGCTCCCTCAGCCTCATGAAGTGCCCCAACCCCCAGGCCTTCGAGCGCGCCAACTACATGCGCGTCCTGGCGGGCTGGAAGGCCTAG